Proteins encoded within one genomic window of Empedobacter falsenii:
- a CDS encoding YbaB/EbfC family nucleoid-associated protein has product MFGNFGDIMGMMGKINSFKDKFSDLKNELDGEIFTTTSNDGKVKITMSKLATVKDIELAEGMEKEEIEDLLVMTLNKALEQVKTEAIDRAKKTAQENLPNIPGMPF; this is encoded by the coding sequence ATGTTTGGAAATTTTGGAGACATCATGGGAATGATGGGAAAAATCAATTCATTTAAAGATAAATTTTCTGATTTGAAAAATGAATTAGATGGAGAAATTTTTACAACGACTTCTAACGATGGAAAAGTAAAAATTACAATGTCTAAATTGGCAACTGTAAAAGATATTGAACTTGCCGAAGGAATGGAAAAAGAAGAAATTGAAGATTTGTTAGTAATGACGTTAAACAAAGCGTTGGAACAAGTAAAAACAGAAGCAATTGACAGAGCGAAAAAAACTGCTCAAGAAAACTTACCAAACATTCCTGGAATGCCTTTCTAA
- a CDS encoding ATP-grasp domain-containing protein, giving the protein MNPKITKWTRYEFWPFWLFYAPLTPWYIYKIFQTGAPAYFCSANPTMKWGGFIDYSKIDLLNQIDKNYKPKTIFFEEFTTQEIPFDFPFIAKPNLGERGIGVELIRNKIDWKNYLEQNNRDLILQEYIQSNFEFGVFYVRLPKEKNGKILSITAKDFLTFTGDGKSTLKELIEQNLRAFYRKEYLFKRFQNELNSVLQKDEKLLVEPIGNHSRGTTFLDGSSLKTSKLEETIDQIAKKIDGFYYGRIDLKAKSLEDFQNGNFVILEINGANSEATHIYDPNFNLIKAYKEVIKHLNYQHKIAIQNHQLGVKWTDWKLLAKELLKRRKA; this is encoded by the coding sequence ATGAATCCGAAAATAACAAAATGGACACGATACGAATTTTGGCCATTCTGGTTATTTTATGCGCCATTGACACCTTGGTACATTTATAAAATCTTTCAAACAGGCGCTCCAGCTTACTTTTGCTCGGCAAATCCTACAATGAAATGGGGCGGATTTATTGATTATTCTAAAATTGATTTACTCAATCAAATTGATAAAAATTATAAGCCAAAAACCATTTTTTTTGAAGAATTTACAACGCAAGAAATTCCGTTTGATTTTCCTTTTATTGCGAAACCAAATCTTGGTGAACGTGGAATTGGTGTTGAATTAATCAGAAATAAAATTGATTGGAAAAATTATTTAGAACAAAATAATCGCGATTTAATTTTACAAGAATATATTCAATCAAACTTTGAATTTGGTGTTTTCTATGTTCGATTACCAAAAGAAAAAAATGGTAAAATACTTTCTATAACAGCTAAAGATTTTTTGACGTTTACAGGTGATGGAAAATCAACATTGAAAGAATTAATCGAACAAAATTTAAGAGCTTTTTATCGAAAAGAGTATTTGTTTAAACGTTTTCAAAACGAACTAAATTCAGTTCTGCAAAAAGATGAAAAATTATTGGTTGAACCAATTGGAAATCATAGTCGAGGTACAACTTTTTTAGACGGATCCTCTCTAAAGACATCTAAATTAGAAGAAACTATAGATCAAATTGCAAAAAAAATTGATGGTTTTTATTATGGACGAATCGATTTGAAAGCAAAAAGCTTAGAGGATTTTCAGAACGGAAATTTTGTCATACTCGAAATTAATGGTGCAAATTCTGAAGCGACTCATATTTACGATCCGAATTTTAATTTGATAAAAGCTTATAAAGAAGTGATTAAGCATTTGAATTATCAACATAAAATTGCTATCCAAAATCATCAACTTGGTGTAAAATGGACCGATTGGAAATTGCTCGCAAAAGAATTATTGAAGCGTAGAAAAGCTTAA
- the hpt gene encoding hypoxanthine phosphoribosyltransferase, translating into MKEIEIHGKKFIPYIAFEEIEHAIKNMANEVYEEYKDERPIFVGVLNGVVMFFSDFLKQYQGECEISFLKLKSYEGTESTGKITIEMDIPMNVEGRHVIILEDIVDTGNTLVELHRILKEKKVKSLKVATLLFKPDAYKKDLKVDLVGISIPDKFVVGYGLDFDGLGRNLPDIYQIKH; encoded by the coding sequence ATGAAAGAAATAGAAATTCACGGTAAAAAATTTATTCCGTACATCGCTTTTGAAGAAATAGAACACGCCATCAAAAATATGGCAAACGAAGTTTACGAAGAATACAAAGACGAAAGACCGATTTTTGTTGGTGTATTAAACGGAGTTGTAATGTTCTTCAGCGATTTCTTAAAACAATATCAAGGAGAATGTGAGATTTCGTTCTTGAAATTAAAATCTTACGAAGGAACAGAATCAACAGGGAAAATTACTATTGAGATGGATATTCCGATGAATGTTGAAGGACGTCACGTAATTATTTTAGAAGATATTGTAGATACAGGTAATACGTTAGTAGAGTTGCACCGAATCTTGAAAGAGAAAAAGGTAAAATCATTAAAAGTAGCAACTTTATTATTTAAGCCAGACGCTTACAAAAAAGATTTAAAAGTAGATTTAGTAGGAATCTCTATTCCTGATAAATTTGTAGTAGGTTATGGGTTAGATTTTGACGGATTAGGAAGAAATTTACCAGATATTTATCAAATAAAACATTAA
- a CDS encoding zinc-dependent metalloprotease has protein sequence MKKLLFTLSVFSLFGYANAQNWKEVPSYFLKSKNITTEYQNSKVYSMDINTLKNKLTLAPSNTSNQSGVIVDMPTSDGSIQKYMIWEASILSPKLQEKYPNIRSYVGKSLDDPSVYLRFSVTPLGLSSSIFRNEGKSDFIESYDVEGSTYYEVHSSSKAVSNFVCSTNELISKHQANNEDSSNLQNKANNQVFKTYRLALSVPGEYSAYFGGTKEKALAAMTNTMTRVNGVFEKDMSVNFQFIDNIDDLIFTDASTDPYSAPAQGMADHPTYGSAPYYLSTWQVELQTYLTNNLGEDKYDIGHFFGSQGGGGNAGCIGCVCDTAFPDGKGSGMTSPANKIPSGDKFDIDYVAHEIGHQMGANHTYSHIYEGTGVNVEPGSGSTIMGYAGITSYNVQSNSDDYFTYRSIAQVQNNLKTKGCGVEKPILNTPPSIQLEKALYRIPVGTAFKLDAKITDAENDAVLTTWEQNNSGTSATANANSRVKETKTSGPNFRSFSPVKETYRYFPNFTSILAGKLLHTGTGNVVWESLTSVARTYDFTVTARDYNVQGPQTQNGSVKVMATAGVGPFVVLTPDTTNSKLPINASNFDVTWDVAKTNEAPIETTKVKVSISWDAGKTFEELGIVDNTGTANFQMPSNAKDVTEGYIMIEAVDNVYLAVKKFSTGVLATKDLNTTKSTIYPNPSNGQFTIEQKASGKVNIEIVDVNGRVVYSVSENASGNLKKQIDTNLPSGVYIIKVSSNEGQSTSKLIIK, from the coding sequence ATGAAAAAACTTTTATTCACTCTATCAGTTTTCTCCTTATTCGGTTATGCTAATGCACAAAACTGGAAAGAGGTACCTAGTTATTTTTTAAAAAGTAAAAATATTACTACTGAATATCAAAATTCAAAAGTATATTCAATGGATATCAATACTTTAAAAAACAAATTAACATTAGCCCCATCAAATACTAGTAATCAATCAGGAGTGATTGTTGACATGCCCACATCTGATGGTAGCATTCAAAAATATATGATATGGGAAGCTTCAATCTTATCTCCAAAATTACAAGAGAAATATCCTAATATTCGCTCATACGTTGGAAAAAGTTTAGATGATCCATCTGTTTATTTAAGATTTAGTGTAACTCCTCTAGGATTGAGTTCTTCTATATTTAGAAATGAAGGAAAATCAGACTTTATTGAATCTTATGATGTTGAAGGTTCAACATATTACGAAGTTCATAGTTCTAGTAAAGCTGTAAGTAATTTTGTTTGTTCAACAAATGAACTAATTTCAAAACATCAAGCTAATAATGAAGATTCTTCGAACTTACAGAACAAAGCCAATAATCAAGTTTTTAAAACATATCGATTAGCACTTTCTGTTCCTGGAGAATATTCGGCTTATTTTGGTGGTACAAAAGAAAAAGCTTTGGCAGCTATGACAAATACCATGACACGTGTAAATGGAGTATTTGAAAAAGATATGTCAGTTAATTTCCAATTCATTGATAATATTGATGATTTAATATTTACAGATGCAAGTACTGATCCATATTCAGCTCCTGCACAAGGTATGGCAGATCACCCTACATATGGTTCAGCCCCTTATTATTTATCTACATGGCAAGTTGAATTACAAACATATTTAACAAATAATCTTGGTGAAGATAAATATGATATTGGACACTTCTTTGGCTCTCAAGGAGGAGGAGGAAATGCAGGGTGTATTGGATGTGTATGTGATACAGCATTTCCTGATGGAAAAGGGAGTGGTATGACTTCTCCTGCTAACAAAATTCCTTCTGGAGATAAATTTGATATCGATTATGTTGCTCATGAAATTGGACATCAAATGGGAGCTAATCATACTTATTCTCACATTTATGAAGGTACAGGAGTTAATGTTGAACCTGGAAGTGGCTCGACGATCATGGGATATGCAGGTATTACATCTTATAATGTTCAATCAAATTCTGATGATTATTTCACATACAGAAGTATAGCTCAAGTTCAGAACAACTTAAAAACTAAAGGTTGTGGTGTAGAAAAACCAATTCTAAACACTCCTCCAAGCATACAATTAGAAAAAGCTTTATACAGAATTCCTGTAGGAACTGCATTTAAATTAGATGCCAAAATTACTGATGCTGAAAATGATGCTGTTTTAACAACTTGGGAACAAAATAACTCTGGAACAAGTGCTACGGCAAATGCAAATAGTAGAGTGAAGGAAACAAAAACATCAGGTCCTAACTTTAGATCTTTTTCTCCTGTTAAAGAAACATACAGATATTTCCCTAACTTCACTTCTATTTTAGCAGGTAAATTATTACACACGGGAACAGGAAATGTAGTTTGGGAATCTCTAACTTCTGTTGCAAGAACATATGATTTTACTGTTACTGCGAGAGATTATAACGTACAAGGTCCCCAAACTCAAAACGGAAGTGTAAAAGTAATGGCTACCGCTGGAGTTGGTCCTTTTGTTGTTCTTACTCCAGACACAACAAATAGCAAATTACCAATTAATGCTTCTAATTTTGATGTAACATGGGATGTTGCCAAAACTAACGAAGCTCCTATCGAAACTACAAAAGTTAAAGTCTCAATTTCATGGGATGCAGGAAAAACATTTGAAGAATTAGGAATTGTTGATAATACAGGAACAGCTAATTTCCAAATGCCTAGTAACGCTAAAGATGTTACAGAAGGTTATATCATGATTGAAGCTGTTGATAATGTTTATTTAGCTGTAAAAAAATTCTCGACAGGAGTATTAGCTACTAAAGATTTAAACACAACTAAATCTACTATTTATCCTAATCCATCTAATGGGCAATTCACAATTGAACAAAAAGCTTCTGGAAAAGTAAATATTGAGATTGTTGATGTTAATGGAAGAGTAGTTTATTCAGTTTCTGAAAATGCTTCTGGAAATTTAAAGAAACAAATCGATACAAATTTACCATCAGGAGTTTATATCATAAAAGTTTCATCTAATGAAGGTCAATCAACATCAAAATTGATTATTAAATAA
- a CDS encoding quinone-dependent dihydroorotate dehydrogenase: MYKQFKNILFQLQPEDAHHFVTRNLKNYAAFPGVGKLLDKFYQYNHPSLEREVFGIKFKNPIGLAAGFDKNAEYIEELNHFGFGFIEIGTVTPKPQPGNDAPRMFRLVEDEAIINRMGFNNKGVDFAVSKIRELKNRENYIIGGNIGKNKLTPNEDAVDDYIKCFNALFDYVDYFVVNVSSPNTPGLRDLQEKEPLLYILNYLQQYNNQNEKSKPILLKIAPDLTDSQLDDIIDIVLESKIAGVIATNTTISREGLKSDPEIVKETGGVSGKPLKNRSTEVIRYLSEKSNKAFPIIGVGGIHTAEDAKEKLEAGASLLQVYTGFIYEGPAVVKNICKGLVEGK; this comes from the coding sequence ATGTACAAACAATTCAAAAACATTTTATTTCAATTACAGCCCGAAGATGCACATCATTTCGTTACGCGAAATCTAAAAAATTATGCTGCATTTCCTGGAGTTGGAAAATTATTAGATAAATTTTATCAATACAATCATCCAAGTTTAGAACGAGAAGTTTTTGGAATTAAATTCAAAAATCCAATTGGTTTGGCTGCTGGTTTTGATAAAAATGCTGAATATATTGAAGAATTGAACCACTTCGGATTTGGCTTTATCGAAATTGGGACCGTTACCCCAAAACCTCAACCTGGGAATGATGCGCCGCGTATGTTTCGTTTGGTAGAAGATGAAGCAATTATCAACCGAATGGGATTTAATAACAAAGGTGTTGATTTTGCTGTTTCGAAAATTAGAGAATTAAAAAATCGTGAAAACTATATTATTGGCGGAAATATTGGTAAAAATAAATTAACGCCAAACGAAGATGCTGTTGATGATTATATCAAATGTTTCAATGCATTGTTTGATTATGTAGATTATTTTGTAGTCAATGTTAGTTCTCCAAACACGCCTGGATTACGTGATTTGCAAGAAAAAGAACCTTTATTGTACATTCTGAATTATTTGCAACAATACAATAATCAAAACGAAAAATCGAAACCTATTTTACTTAAAATCGCACCAGATTTGACAGATTCGCAATTAGATGATATTATAGATATTGTATTAGAATCTAAAATTGCTGGAGTGATTGCGACAAATACAACTATTTCGAGAGAAGGATTAAAATCTGATCCAGAAATTGTAAAAGAAACTGGTGGAGTTTCGGGAAAACCACTTAAAAATCGCTCAACAGAAGTAATTCGTTATCTTTCTGAAAAATCGAACAAAGCATTTCCAATTATCGGAGTTGGTGGAATTCATACAGCCGAGGACGCGAAAGAAAAACTGGAAGCTGGTGCAAGTTTGTTACAAGTTTATACAGGTTTTATTTATGAAGGTCCTGCTGTTGTAAAAAACATTTGTAAAGGCTTGGTTGAAGGAAAATAG
- a CDS encoding rhomboid family intramembrane serine protease: MSYPFPKKTIIIPLLLLIPMWIIFLFQQNGYNLDSCYGVIPRTFVGLKGILFSPLFHSGWKHIISNTFPLAFLSFIALLMYDRLAYYVIFFGWILSGIILWIIGNPPFLDDNVSCHIGASSIVYLLASFIFFSGIIRKERGLMAISLIIILLYGGMIWGMVPQEILPQLKTDTSSNSISWEGHLSGFISGAFFAYLFRNIGPQKEIPKWDQENYYDPKAERLWDIYQEQERLKAEYLESLDEEDKFYLDKEVDNSIK; the protein is encoded by the coding sequence ATGAGTTATCCTTTTCCAAAGAAAACTATTATAATTCCTTTGCTACTACTTATCCCAATGTGGATTATCTTTTTGTTTCAACAAAACGGATACAATTTAGATAGTTGTTACGGCGTTATTCCGAGAACTTTCGTTGGATTGAAAGGAATTCTGTTCTCGCCTTTATTTCACTCAGGTTGGAAACACATCATCAGCAATACTTTTCCGTTAGCTTTTCTTAGCTTTATCGCACTTTTGATGTACGATAGATTGGCTTATTACGTGATATTCTTTGGTTGGATTTTATCAGGAATTATTCTTTGGATCATTGGAAATCCACCTTTTTTAGATGATAATGTAAGTTGTCATATTGGAGCAAGTTCTATCGTTTACTTACTGGCTTCATTCATATTTTTTAGTGGTATCATTAGAAAAGAACGTGGTTTGATGGCGATTTCACTAATCATTATTTTATTATACGGCGGAATGATTTGGGGAATGGTTCCTCAAGAAATTTTACCGCAGTTAAAAACAGATACAAGTAGCAATTCTATTTCTTGGGAAGGACATTTGAGTGGATTTATCTCGGGTGCATTTTTCGCTTATCTGTTCAGAAATATTGGTCCGCAAAAAGAAATTCCGAAATGGGATCAAGAAAATTATTATGACCCGAAAGCTGAGCGTTTATGGGATATTTACCAAGAACAAGAACGTTTGAAAGCTGAATATTTGGAATCGTTAGATGAGGAAGACAAATTTTATTTAGATAAAGAAGTCGATAATTCTATCAAATAA
- the hemN gene encoding oxygen-independent coproporphyrinogen III oxidase, with product MNNLIQKYNIPGPRYTSYPTVPFWDNDDFTKQGWIETFQRSFDESNAEEGISIYIHLPYCESLCTFCACNKRITKQHSVEVPYIDTVLKEWKLYVDLFSSRPKIKEIHLGGGTPTFFSPENLKKLIDGIFEYADVAEGHEFSLEGHPNNTTREHLQALYDLGFRRISYGVQDYDLKVQEAINRVQPFENVKRATEEAREIGFTSISHDLIFGLPHQTMEGMMETINLTKELNPDRISFYSYAHVPWIKGVGQRGFHDDDLPSPELKRALYEEGKKMFEEMNYFEVGMDHFALEQDSMYQSMKNHTLHRNFMGYSSSKTQLMVGLGVSSISDSWYSFAQNEKTVEEYEKSINNGELSVFKGHILSEEDLIMRRHILNLMCNLETSWADDNMKFDDVDRIKTMLQDMVDDNLIEFVENGLIVKEEGRPYVRNVCMTFDKRMIDNEPETRIFSMTI from the coding sequence ATGAATAATTTAATTCAGAAATATAATATTCCAGGACCTCGTTACACAAGTTATCCAACTGTTCCGTTTTGGGACAATGATGATTTTACTAAACAAGGTTGGATTGAAACTTTTCAACGATCTTTCGATGAAAGTAATGCTGAAGAAGGGATATCAATTTACATTCATTTACCTTATTGCGAGTCGTTATGTACGTTTTGTGCATGTAACAAACGAATTACGAAACAGCATTCGGTAGAAGTTCCGTATATTGATACAGTTTTGAAAGAATGGAAATTATATGTGGATTTATTTTCATCTCGACCAAAAATTAAAGAAATTCATTTAGGAGGAGGAACACCAACGTTTTTCTCTCCAGAAAATTTGAAGAAATTAATTGATGGTATTTTTGAATATGCGGATGTTGCCGAAGGACACGAATTTAGTTTAGAAGGTCATCCAAATAACACAACAAGAGAACATTTACAGGCTTTATACGATTTAGGTTTTAGACGTATTTCGTATGGTGTACAAGATTATGATCTAAAAGTTCAGGAAGCGATTAATCGTGTTCAACCTTTCGAGAATGTGAAAAGAGCAACCGAAGAAGCGCGTGAAATTGGTTTTACATCGATTTCTCACGATTTGATTTTTGGTCTTCCACATCAAACAATGGAAGGAATGATGGAAACGATTAATTTGACAAAAGAATTAAATCCAGATCGTATTTCGTTTTACAGTTATGCGCATGTTCCGTGGATAAAAGGTGTTGGACAACGTGGTTTTCATGATGATGATTTGCCTTCACCAGAATTGAAACGCGCATTATATGAAGAAGGAAAGAAAATGTTCGAAGAAATGAACTATTTCGAAGTTGGAATGGATCATTTTGCTTTAGAACAAGATTCGATGTATCAATCGATGAAAAACCATACATTACATCGTAATTTTATGGGATATTCTTCTTCGAAAACACAATTAATGGTTGGTTTGGGTGTTTCTTCTATCAGCGATTCTTGGTATAGTTTTGCACAAAACGAGAAGACGGTAGAAGAGTACGAAAAATCAATAAATAACGGAGAATTATCCGTTTTCAAAGGTCATATTTTATCAGAAGAAGATTTGATTATGCGTCGTCATATTCTAAATTTAATGTGTAATTTAGAAACTTCTTGGGCTGATGATAATATGAAATTTGATGATGTAGATCGTATCAAAACTATGTTGCAAGATATGGTTGACGATAATTTGATTGAATTTGTAGAAAATGGTTTGATCGTAAAAGAAGAAGGACGTCCATACGTGAGAAATGTATGTATGACATTCGATAAGAGAATGATAGATAACGAGCCAGAAACACGCATTTTCTCAATGACAATCTAA
- the kdsA gene encoding 3-deoxy-8-phosphooctulonate synthase — MIETLSKIKHKDSPNFFLLAGPCAIESEDMALRIAEKVVTITDKLEIPYVFKGSFKKANRSRIDSFTGIGDEKALKIIQKVGETFDVPTTTDIHEPFHAEMAAAYVDVLQIPAFLVRQTDLVVAAAQTGKHVTLKKGQFLSPEAMKFPVEKVTDSGNSNVAIIERGTMLGYGDLVVDYRGIPVMQNYAPVILDITHSLQQPNQASGVTGGKPELIETIAKAGIAVGADGIFIETHPDPKNAKSDGANMLQLDLLEDLLTKLVRVRQAIL, encoded by the coding sequence ATGATAGAAACTTTATCAAAGATAAAACACAAAGATTCGCCAAACTTCTTTTTACTTGCTGGTCCATGTGCCATCGAAAGTGAAGATATGGCTTTGAGAATTGCTGAAAAAGTAGTAACCATTACTGATAAGTTAGAGATTCCTTATGTTTTTAAAGGATCTTTCAAAAAAGCAAATCGTTCTCGTATTGATAGTTTTACAGGAATTGGAGATGAAAAAGCATTGAAAATTATTCAAAAAGTTGGAGAAACTTTTGATGTTCCAACAACTACAGATATCCATGAACCTTTTCATGCAGAAATGGCGGCGGCTTATGTAGATGTGTTACAAATTCCTGCTTTCTTGGTTCGTCAAACCGATTTAGTGGTTGCAGCTGCACAAACAGGGAAACATGTTACATTGAAGAAAGGTCAATTTCTTTCGCCAGAAGCAATGAAATTTCCTGTAGAAAAAGTAACAGATTCTGGTAATAGTAATGTTGCAATTATCGAACGTGGAACTATGTTAGGTTACGGAGATTTAGTGGTAGATTATCGTGGGATTCCTGTGATGCAGAATTATGCGCCAGTTATTTTAGATATTACGCATTCTTTGCAACAACCAAATCAAGCTTCGGGTGTAACAGGAGGAAAACCAGAATTAATCGAAACAATTGCAAAAGCTGGAATTGCTGTTGGTGCTGACGGTATTTTTATCGAGACGCATCCAGATCCTAAAAACGCAAAAAGTGACGGAGCAAACATGTTACAATTAGATTTGTTAGAAGACTTATTAACTAAATTGGTTAGAGTTCGTCAGGCAATTCTATAA
- the obgE gene encoding GTPase ObgE: MQSNFVDYVKINCRAGHGGAGSASLHREKYIDKGGPDGGDGGRGGNITLLGNSNLWTLLEFRFKRHFRAQNGGRGGKSRSTGADGEDIILEVPIGTIAKDEEGNIIGEVTENGQELIIAQGGKGGLGNWHFRSATRQTPRYAQPGLDGDERQVTLELKILADVGLVGFPNAGKSTLLSAVSAAKPKIADYAFTTLTPNLGIVEYRNHQSFIMADIPGIIEGAAEGKGLGHRFLRHIERNSNLLFLIPADTEDYKKEYEILLNELKKFNPELLDKERILAISKSDMLDDELEAEIKAQLPTDIDTIFISSVSGKGITELKDLLWKKLHE; the protein is encoded by the coding sequence ATGCAATCAAATTTTGTTGACTACGTAAAAATAAATTGTAGAGCCGGACATGGAGGTGCGGGTTCAGCAAGTTTGCATCGCGAAAAATATATTGACAAAGGTGGACCAGATGGTGGAGATGGTGGACGTGGAGGAAACATTACGCTTCTTGGAAACTCAAATCTTTGGACCTTGTTAGAATTTCGATTCAAAAGACATTTCCGTGCGCAAAACGGTGGACGTGGAGGTAAATCTCGTTCTACTGGAGCTGACGGAGAAGATATTATTTTGGAAGTTCCGATCGGAACAATTGCCAAAGATGAAGAAGGAAATATTATTGGCGAAGTAACAGAAAATGGGCAAGAATTAATTATTGCACAAGGAGGAAAAGGAGGTTTAGGAAACTGGCATTTCCGTTCTGCAACGCGTCAAACGCCTCGTTATGCACAACCAGGTTTGGATGGTGACGAGCGTCAAGTTACATTGGAGCTGAAAATTTTGGCAGATGTTGGTCTAGTTGGTTTTCCAAATGCAGGAAAATCTACTTTATTATCAGCTGTTTCTGCGGCGAAACCAAAAATTGCAGATTACGCTTTTACAACGTTAACGCCTAACTTGGGAATTGTAGAATACCGTAATCATCAGTCATTTATTATGGCAGATATTCCTGGAATTATAGAAGGTGCGGCAGAAGGAAAAGGTCTTGGACATCGTTTCTTGCGTCATATTGAGCGTAATTCGAACTTATTATTTTTAATTCCTGCGGATACAGAAGATTATAAAAAAGAATATGAAATTCTATTGAATGAATTGAAAAAATTCAATCCTGAATTGTTAGATAAAGAACGAATTTTAGCAATTTCTAAGTCAGATATGTTAGATGATGAATTGGAGGCTGAGATTAAAGCGCAATTACCAACTGATATTGATACGATATTTATTTCGTCTGTTTCTGGAAAAGGAATCACAGAATTGAAAGATTTATTGTGGAAAAAACTACACGAATAA
- a CDS encoding NRDE family protein: MCIISFYRNEDEFVLTHNRDEEINRSSSKEIVEQKRFDKTYFSPVDERANGTWIFYSEQYVACILNGGIEKPMHFKEKYRESRGIILLDLLKYNSVNEFINSENLSGIAPFTIFVFERLTKNAYLLFWNENKLSVKDISQEKIVTWCSSTLYSPERRNEIDEIFNQNNDLKSEEILELHDDLKMKKGDLYDFLATTSISQIIMNSLRIDMKYCQLF; encoded by the coding sequence ATGTGTATAATCAGTTTTTACAGAAATGAGGATGAATTTGTGTTGACGCACAACCGAGATGAGGAAATAAATCGTTCTTCTTCTAAAGAGATTGTGGAGCAAAAGCGTTTTGATAAAACTTATTTTTCGCCTGTAGATGAGCGCGCAAATGGAACTTGGATTTTTTATTCGGAACAATATGTTGCGTGTATTTTGAATGGAGGAATCGAAAAACCAATGCATTTCAAAGAAAAATACAGAGAAAGTAGAGGAATTATTTTATTAGATTTATTGAAATATAATTCTGTAAATGAGTTTATTAATTCGGAAAATTTGTCAGGAATCGCACCTTTTACAATTTTTGTTTTTGAAAGACTAACTAAAAATGCTTACCTTTTGTTTTGGAATGAAAATAAACTGAGCGTAAAAGATATTTCGCAAGAAAAAATTGTGACATGGTGTTCGTCGACATTGTACAGTCCTGAAAGAAGAAATGAAATTGATGAAATTTTTAATCAAAATAATGATTTAAAATCCGAAGAAATTTTAGAACTTCACGATGATTTGAAAATGAAAAAAGGTGATTTGTACGATTTTTTAGCAACGACATCTATCTCTCAAATTATTATGAATTCTTTAAGAATTGATATGAAATATTGTCAGCTATTTTGA
- a CDS encoding adenylate kinase — protein MLNIVLFGPPGSGKGTQAKFLEEKYQTPQISTGDLFRFNLKNETELGSLVKSYMDKGQLVPDEVTTNMLVDHLDNNPNAQGYIFDGYPRTTSQAEALDKILADKYESEVSITLALVVDDEILVQRLLERGKTSGRADDVDEKIIRDRITEYYEKTAIVAEHYKAQGKWVEIDGVGSIEDITEKLNAAIKEVL, from the coding sequence ATGCTAAACATTGTATTGTTCGGACCTCCTGGCAGTGGTAAAGGAACACAAGCTAAATTTTTAGAAGAAAAGTACCAAACTCCTCAAATTTCTACTGGAGACTTATTTCGTTTCAACCTTAAAAATGAAACAGAATTAGGCTCTCTTGTGAAATCTTACATGGACAAGGGACAATTAGTTCCAGATGAGGTAACAACAAATATGTTGGTTGATCATTTAGATAACAATCCAAATGCGCAAGGATACATTTTTGATGGATATCCACGTACAACATCTCAGGCAGAAGCTTTAGATAAAATCTTAGCAGATAAATACGAGAGCGAAGTTTCGATTACATTAGCATTAGTTGTGGATGACGAAATTTTGGTTCAACGTTTATTAGAGCGCGGAAAAACTTCTGGTCGTGCTGATGATGTGGACGAAAAAATTATCCGTGATCGTATTACAGAGTATTACGAAAAAACTGCAATTGTAGCAGAACACTACAAAGCGCAAGGAAAATGGGTTGAGATTGATGGAGTAGGTTCTATTGAAGATATTACCGAAAAATTGAACGCAGCAATTAAAGAAGTTTTATAA